The Flavobacterium commune genome contains the following window.
TGAACAATGTTGGTGCTACTTTACCAAAGAGAGATGCAGTTGATGAACGAGTAATTAAACAAGTTCGCACAGGAACTATTGAGTACAAAGACGGCTTGGAAAACAGTATTGGAAAAGAATTTATCAAAAGAAGATTGCCGGCCGATTCTTATAAAAAAGGAATTATAACGCATCCGGATCAAGTGGGCGGTTATCCTAATTATAAAGGAAAAGCTTATAAAGATTCAGATAATGACGGTATTCCGGATGCCTGGGAGAAAAAATACGGTTTAAATCCTAAAGATGCTTCGGATGCTAATGGCGATTTGAATGGAGACGGCTACACTAATATTGAAAAATATATTAACGGAATTGATCCTAATCAAAAAGTAGATTGGACAAATCCTGCAAATAATAAAGAAACTCTAAATCAATCATTATTAAATTAATACGAAGCTTTATGTTGAAAAAAATCAATAAATTACAGCTGTTATTTTTGATGTGTATTGGTTTTGTTGCCACTGCGCAACAGCATGAAGTTAAAGATTACATAAATGATATTAACGAACGCGCTGCAACTATAGTATCTAAATTAGATATCAATGATGCTGATAAAAAAGAAGTCAAAACAATTGTTCTTAAGCAATATATTAATATTGAAAAAATCGAATTCAAAAGAGATTCTCAATTAGAAAAACTTAAAAAAACAGTAACTGATCAGGAGGAACAGAAGTTAAAATCAGAAGAAGTTTGGGTAAAATATAAAGCTTCGATTAGTAAATTGCATGATTCTTATTTGGATAAATTATCTAAAAAATTAAATGAATTGCAAATAGTTCAGGTCAAAGATGCAATGACTTATCATGTTATGCCTAAAACATATCATAATTTTCTGGATATGTTTCAGAATCTTAAAGATGTTCAAAAAAAGATGATTTATGATCATTTGGTTGAAGCAAGAGAAAATGCTATGAATGTGGGAACTCATAAATGGCAATTTCAATGGTTTGCTAAATACAGAGGAAAAATAAATAACATCTTGGCTTCACAAGGAATTGAATTGCATCATACAAGCAAAGCCTGGGAGAAAAAGCAATTAGAGAAAAAGAATCATTTGAAGTAATTCTTTTAGATAAATTTTAAAACCACTTCAACGTGAATTTTATAAAACTTAAATATAGAATACTATCAAAACAGGATGTAATTATTATTTCCTGTTTTGTTTTGTTTTTTAGTTTCCAAAGTAGTTTTGCTCAAAATAACTTTCCTACCATTATCAAAGATAAGGCTGGGAAAATAGTTAGAACTCAGGATAACTCAGGAAATCAAATACCTGATTTTTCATTTGCGGGTTATCGCGCAGCCCAATATGCAATTCCTACTATTGCTGTCAAAGCATTTGTTCCAAATATTTCGGGAGATGCTACTGCAACTATTCAGGCAGCAATAGATTATGTGGCTACACTTAAAGTTGATGCCAATGGTTTTAGAGGAACAGTACTTTTAGACAAAGGAACTTATACCGTTTCGGGAATTATTAATATCAATGTAAGCGGAATTGTTTTAAGAGGAAGCGGAGCTGGAAACAACGGTACAATTATACTGGGAACTGGAACTAATAGAGAAGCGATTGTCAATATTTCGGGAAAAGCTAATCGTGTTTTGAAAGATAAATTTCAACTGGCCGATGAATATACTCCTTTGGGAAGTACTACTATTTCATTAAAAAATGGTACGACTATTAAAAAAGGCGATCATATTTTGATTAATACTCCTATCAGTCAGCAGTGGATAGAAAGTCTTGGTATGACCGAATACGGGGCAGAAACGGGATGGATAGGTTGGAAAAAAGATGACTTTGTAATTCGTGCCGATAGAGAGGTAAATCAGGTACAGAATAACAAAATCACTATCGATGCTCCATTGACTAATGCTTTGAACGAAAAATTATCTCAATCGGAAGTGGTAGTTTACAATTGGTCAGGTAGAATTAATAGTATTGGAGTTGAAAATCTGACTTTAAAATCAGATTTTGACACTACAAATCCTAAAGACGAACAACACAGATGGCATGGTGTTTCGATACAAAATACCGAAGATGCCTGGGTAAGACAAGTGAACTTCGAGCAGTTTGCCGGTGGTGCAGTTTCGATATTAAAATCGGCTAAAAGAATCACCGTTGAAGATTGTATCTCTTTGAATCCAATTTCAGAAATTGCCGCTTTCAGAAGAAATACTTTTTATACCGAAGGCCAGCAAACCTTATTTCAACGTTGCTATTCTGAATATGGATATAATGATTTTGCTGTTGGTGGTTATGCTACGGCAGGGCCAAATGTCTTTTTACAATGTCAGTCTTATTTGCCTTATAGTTTTAGTGGTTCCATAGGAAGCTGGGCTACAGGAATGTTATTTGATGTAGTTTTAATTGACGGTAATGCCATCAGTTTTAAAAACAAAGAACAGGATGCCCGTGGATTGGGATGGAATGCTGCCAATAGTGTTATTTGGGAATCTTCGGCCTCTAAAATCGAAAATTACAGTCCGCCTACAGCCGATAACTGGGCTTTTGGAGTCTGGGCACAATGGGCTGGAAACGGTCATTGGACTGATGTTAATAATCATATTTCGCCTAGAAGTTTGTATTATGCTTTATTGGAACAACGCCTTGGGAAATTACCAATGCAGGCTCAAATTTTAGACTTAGGAACAGAACCTTCTTCAAGTCCTACAATTGAACAGGCAGCAATTTTAACTGCCGAATCCCGCAAGAAACAAACTACCCTGAAACAATGGATTGAGGAGGCTGCAACCAGAAATCCAATTGGAGTTGATTATTCGAAAGCAAAACAGTTTAGTGAAGTAAAGGCAGAAGCCAAATCAACAGAAGTTACTTCCAAAATCACGATTAAAAACGGACTTTTAGTTACCAATAAAGGATTGCTTGCGGGCGAAACTATTGATGTTCCTTGGTGGAGAGGAAGTTTGCGTGAGTCGGAAATAGCAAAAGCAAGACCGCATATTACGCGTTTTGTACCGGGACATTATGGTGTGGGTTATACCGATAATTTATCCGAAACAGTTCAGTTTTTAGTGGATAATAACAAAGTGGCTTTGGATCATAATTATGGTTTATGGTACGAACAACGTATGGCAGACCACGAGCGTATTCGCAGAATGGATGCCGATGTTTGGGCACCTTTTTACGAACAACCTTTTGACAGAACAGGACAAGGTACTGCCTGGGATCATTTGAGTAAATACGATTTGACAAGATTCAATACCTGGTATTGGGATCGTTTGAAAACTTTTGCTGATTTAGCTGCTCAACAAAATAAAATATTGATGAATCAACAGTATTTTCAGCATAATATTTTAGAAGCGGGAGCACATTGGTCAAGTTCTCCTTGGCGTCCGGCCAATAATATTAATAACACAGGGCTTCCTGAACCACCGCCTTATATGGGTGATAAAAGAATTTTTATTGCCGAACAATTCTATGATATTAAAAATGAGAATATCAAGAAATTACATCAGGGCTTTATCGAAAAAAGCTTAGAAAACTTTAAGGATAATGCTAATGTGATTCAGTTTACAAGTGCCGAATATACAGGCCCATTGTCCTTCATGCAATTTTGGATAGACGTAATGGCTAATTACAAAAAAGCACATCAAAACCAATCTAAAATCGCTTTGAGTGCTACTAAAGATGTGCAGGATGCTGTTTTAAATGATGCCTCTAGATCTGCGGTAGTTGATGTAATCGATATTAGATATTGGTATTATAAAGAAGACGGAAGTTTGTATGCTCCTGAAGGCGGAAAAAACCTGGCGCCAAGGCAACACGCCCGACATATGAAAGTGGGTAAAGAAACCTACGAACAAACTTACAGAGCGGTTCGCGAATACCGAGATAAATATGCCGATAAAGCGGTTATTTATAATACGCCCGGAGCAAATAGATTTGGTTGGTCAGTGTTAATGGCAGGAGGTTCTTTGCCGGCAATTCCTGAGATTGCAATTTCCGGTTTTTATGAATCATTGGCAAACATGAAAACAGCCAAGGATGAGAACTATAACAGTGCGATTTGGACTTTAAAAGATGATGGAAAAGCTTATCTTTTTTATCTGTTAAAAGCCAATAAAGCGACAGTTGATTTATCACAGTATAGCGGTACTTTTGAGGTATATTGGATTAATCCTGAAAAAGGAAATGTTATTTCTAAAGAAACAATTCAAGGAAAATCAGTACATACTTTGACAGTACCTGAAGGAAAAGAAACTAAAATAGTAGCATATATTAAAAAGAAATAAAAATGAAAATAATGATTTCTAAAAAGAAGATTGGTAAAATAATTACTCTTGCAGGATTGAGTTTTGCGAGTATTTGTTCTAATGCACAGAACACTGTAAAACCTTTACAAAACCTTCAAATCACTGCAAACAAACAGTATTTTCAAACAGAGGATGGAAAACCATTTTTCTGGTTAGGTGATACAGGCTGGTTGGCATTCAGTAAACTGGATAGAGAAGGAGTAAAAAAATATTTTGAAGATCGAAAAGCAAAAGGATTCAATGTTGTTCAGGTTATGGTATTGCATAATTTGAATGCTGTAAATGTGTATGGTGCTCAGGCATTAATGAATGATAATTTAACACATCAGATTACTTCGCCTGGTAACGATCCAAATAATGCTTCTGAATATGATTATTGGGATCATGTAGATTATACTTTGGATGTAGCGCAACAAAACGGAATTTATGTTGCAATGGTTCCTGTTTGGGGTACAAATGTGAGTAAAAAAGACAGTAAGGTAACGAAAGATCAAGCTGAAAAATACGCTAAATTTTTAGCAGATAGATATAAAAAACGTACTAATGTAATTTGGTTAAACGGTGGTGATACTAAAGGAAATGAATTTCAAGACATTTGGAATGCCATTGGAACAACTTTAAAAACATCTAATCCAAATCAATTAGTAACTTTTCATCCATTTGGAAGAACAGATTCATCTGAGAATTTCCATAACGCCACTTGGTTAGATTTCAATATGTTTCAATCTGGACATAAAACGTATGCACAGGAAACAGATCCTACTGCTTTTAAAGAAGACAATTACAAATTTGTTTTAAGAGATTTAGAATTAAAACCTAAAAAACCAACACTTGACGGAGAACCATCTTATGAAGGAATTCCTCATGGTTTACACGACACTTTACAGCCAAAATGGAATGCTAATGATGTACGTCGTTACGGATATTGGTCGGTACTTTCGGGAGCTGCAGGATATACATACGGACACAGTGCTGTAATGCAGTTTTTCAGAAAAGGAGATAATCCGGCTTATGGGAATAAAGTACTTTGGAATGATGCAATAAATGATACTGGAGCAGGACAAATGATTTACATCAAAAAATTGATAGAGGAATTTCCTTTTACTGAAGGTGTTGCCGATGCTTCGATAATTGCTAATCAGGGTACAAAATACGATTATTTGCCAGCTATAAAAGGCAAAAAATATGCTTTGATTTATACTTATAACGGAAGAAAATTAGCCATAAATCTTGGTAAAATAGAAGGAAATAAAGTAACTGCAAGCTGGTACAACCCAAGAAACGGAGAAAAAACACCAATTGGCGTTTTTGATAACAAAGGAAAAAAAGAATTCCAGCCTTCTGGGAAAAAAGAAGATGGAAATGACTGGGTACTAATTTTAGAATCAGTTTATCCAAAAATATAATCTGCATAAATCTGTCGAATCTGCGTGAAACAAAATAATAACACTATGAAAATTAAAAACATACTTATCATTCTCTGTTTTATTACAGGACTAAACACTGCTTTCGCAAATGAGGGTTGGATAAACATTCTTAAAGCTGGTGGAAACAACAAAGGAATCCTGTGTACAAAAGCAATTCAAGGTGCTATTGATAAAGCATCAACTAATGATGGAGGCGGAACTGTTTATTTTCCTGCCGGAAATTATTTAACAGGTGCTTTAAAATTAAAAAGCAACATCACAATTTATTTGGATGCCGGGGCAGTTTTAAAATTTTCTGAGAATTTTGATGATTACCTGCCTTATGTAGAAATGCGTTATGAAGGTATCATGATGAAAACTTTTTCGCCATTATTTTATGCTAAAGATGCCGAAAACATTAGCATCAAAGGAAGAGGAGTAATCGACGGACAGGGAAAAGTCTGGTGGAATGAAGTGTACCGAATTGAAACTGCCAAAGGACCAATTCCTTTAACAAAATGGCAAAAAATGTGGGACGAACAAAATCCTGCAATTGGTTATGAACCATATTATAAAAGAACCATGGATAAAAAGTTCTTCAGACCTTCTTTTTTCCAGGTGCTTAATTGTAAGAACATTTTAATAGAAGGAGTTACTTTTCAAAATTCTCCTTTTTGGACGATAAATCCGGAGTTTTGTGAGAACATAACCATTACTGGAATTACAATCAACAATCCGCATTCGCCTAATACCGACGGAATCAATCCTTCGTCTTGCAAAAATGTACACATTTCTAATTGTCACATTAGCGTAGGAGATGATTGTATTACCATTAAATCAGGAAGAGATGCCGATGGTAGAAAATATGGTGTAGCTACCGAGAACGTAACAATTACCAATTGTACGATGTTGAGTGGTCACGGTGGAGTTGTTATTGGAAGTGAAATGTCGGGTGGAATCAAAAAAATCACGATTTCAAATTGTGTTTTTGACGGTACCGACAGAGGAATCCGATTGAAATCGGCTCGTGGTCGTGGAGGTGTTGTCGAAGACATTCGTGTTGACAATATCGTGATGAAAAACATCAAAGAAAATGCTATTATCATGGATTTGTTTTATGATAAATCAAGTAAAGAAGAACCGGTTTCGGAGCGAACACCTATTTTTAGAAACATTCACATCAGTAATTTAACAGGAACTGATGTTAAAAAAGCTGGATCTATTGTTGGGATTTCTGAAATGCCAGTTCAAAATATTTCTTTTTCGAACATAAATATCCAGTCTGAAGACGGATTTACATTGAACACCACAGATAATGTTGAATTTCACGATGTAAAAGTTACCACTAAAATGGGGGCTTCTTTCGAAATCGAAAATTCAAATAATTTGATTTTAGACAATGTGGCTACAATGAAACCAATTGCCAATACCCCATTGATTAAATTAACGGATGTTTCAAACATGATGATTAATAATAATTTTCCAATGTTTGCTACTGATATTTTCTTAGAAGCCGATGGTGCTAAAACCAAAGGAATTTATTTAAAGAATAACGTTTTTAACAATGTGAAAAAAGTAGTAAACAAAGGAGCAGCATTAAACGCAGCAGCCATTGTTGAATAAAAGGATTAATTTGATGAAAAAAATTACAATAGCATTATTAGTATTAGTTGGTTTATCCAGTTGTGTTTCTAAAAAAGCAGAAGCTTATCTGTTTACTTCTTTTAGAGAACCGGCTACTGATGGATTGTATTTGGCTTCCAGTGAAGACGGTTACCATTGGAAAGATTTGGGCGGGCCTTACTTAAAACCTGAAGCCGGAAAGAGTAAAATCATGAGAGATCCTTCCATTGTAAAAGGAAAAAATGATGTGTATCACATGGTTTGGACAACCGATTGGAAAGGTGGGGACGGTTTTGGTTATGCCAGTTCTAAAGATTTAATCCATTGGTCAGAACAACAATACATCCACGTGATGAAGAACGAACCTGAGGTAGTTAATGTCTGGGCTCCTGAAATTTTTTATGATGATGAGCAGGATCGTTATATTATCATTTGGGCTTCTACTATTCCTTTCCGTTTTGCAAAAGGAGTGGAAGAAGAGAAAAACAATCATCGAATGTATTATGTAACGACTAAGGATTTCAAGACTTTTTCGGATACCAAATTGTTTTTCGAACCTGGTTTTAGCGTAATTGATTGTGTGTTGTTAAAACGTGCTAAAAACGATTATGTTTTGGTTTTAAAGGACAATACCCGACCGATGCGAAATATAAAAGTGGCTTTTGGAAAAACACCTCTGGGACCATTCGAAAATATTTCAAATCCCTTAACCGATTATTTGTCGGAAGGGCCTACAGTAGTGAATTTAGGCAAAGACTGGTTGATTTATTACGATAACTACGGAGCTAAAAATTACCAGGCCATTCGAACTGCTGATTTTAAAAATTTTGAAAACGTAAGTTCAAAAATTAAACTTCCGGAAGGTCATAAACACGGAACGATTACAACTATTTCAAAGAAAACTTTGAAAGCTTTAATTGAAAAGAAGTAAAATATAATGCCACAGATTAAAAGGATTAGAAATCTTGGAAATCCGTAAAATCTGTGGCAAAAATAAAATTAAAGAACAATGATTCTATTTCAAAATATAAAAAGCAATATTGCAACAGCAACAACAATTTTATTGACTTGTGGTGCAATTCATTCTGCAGTTGCTCAAAATGATACCATAAAATATGTTGGTAAAACACTTTCTAATGTCGATTACCATCATGGACAATTGAGTCCGGCTGTGGGGGTTCACGCTACGCAAATTATGCGTGCCAGTCGTGAGCATCCTGAAAAAGCAGATGGTTTTGGTTGGACCTACAATCATCAGTCAATGATGGCATATTGGAATAATACTTTTTATTTACATTATTTGAGTGATCCTTCTGGTGAGCACATTCCGCCGAGCCAGACTTTTTTGATGACTTCCAAAGATGGGGTCAACTGGACAAAACCTAAGGTGCTTTTTCCTATTTACCGTGTTCCTGACGGATTTAAAAAAACAGAGGTAGAAGGAGTGGCTAAAAATCTGGATGCTATTATGCACCAACGTATGGGATTTTATGTTTCTTCGGATAACAGATTACTTTCTTTAGGTTATTACGGAGTAGCCATGGATAAAAAAGACGACCCTAATGACGGGAAAGGAATTGGTCGTGTGGTGAGGGAAATTTACAAAGACGGAACTTTTGGACCAATTTATTTTATCAGATACAATAAAACAGGAAATCCACTGCCAACAACGTTTCCGTTTTATAAAAAGAGTAAAGACAAAAAATTCATCAAAGCCTGCGATGAGTTACTTTCTAAACCTTTGTTAATGCAACAATGGGTGGAAGAAGCCGACAGGGATGACGAATTAATTCCGTTAAAGAAACAATACAAAGCTTTCAATTATTATCATTTGCCTAACGGAAATGTAGTGGGACTTTGGAAATTTGCTTTGACATCTTTAAGTAAAGACAATGGAAAAACCTGGGAATACACCCCTTTGCGTGCGCCTGGTTTTGTAAACAGCAATGCTAAAATCTGGGGACAAAAAACATCTGATAACCGTTATGCAACAGTGTATAATCCTTCAGAATACCGTTGGCCATTGGCAATTTCTACCTCTGATGACGGTTTAAATTATAAAGATTTGTTGTTAGTTCACGGCGAAATCAGTCCGATGCGTTACGGTGGAAACTACAAATCGGCAGGTCCACAGTATGTACGAGGAATTCTGGAAGGCAACGGAACGCCACCCGATGGTAAACTTTGGGTGAGTTACAGTGTGAACAAAGAAGATATTTGGGTCGCTTCAATTCCGGTTCCGGTAACCAGTGAGGTGAAAGAAAATGCCAACGATGTTTTCAATAATTTGCCAAATGGCGATGAATTGAAACTGTGGAATACCTATGATTTGGCATGGGCTTCTGCTAAAATAGAAAAGAAAGCCGATGGACAAAAAGCCCTGACTCTTCGAGATCAGGATGCTTTCGATTATTCCCGAGCTGAACGTGTGATTCCGTTTGCCCAAAAAATGGAAGCTACTTTTACCGTAGTTCCTGAACAAAATAATAATGGTCTTTTACAGGTTGAATTCCAAAATAAACAAGGACTTCCTGCTATTCGAATTGTATTTGATTCGGATGGGGAAATAAAAGTTAAACACGGGGCTCGTCATGGTGGAATTGGCAAGTATGAGGCAGGAAAAGAATATAAGCTTACCGTAAAGTTAGATGTTACTTCCCGTTCTTATACGATTCAGGTGAACGATAGTAAAGAAACCTTTAAGATATTCTATGCTCCGGTTGATGGTATATCACGCATTATGTTCCGTACAGGAGAGCAACGTTATACGCCAAATCCAGATACAGAACCGGATACCCCGGACTTTGTTGATTTGCCTGATACAGGTAAATTAATTCCGGAGGCTGTTTTTAATATCAAATCTTTGGTTACTAAAAAATTATAGAACACAGATGTAACGGATTCGCTATCGCGAAGACGCAGATTAATACAGATTTTAAAAATCCGTTTTTATCCGCGTTTTTACAAAGTAAATCCGTGGCATCAGTGTACTAATCTCAACAATAAGAAATGAAGAATTTAAAATCCATATTATTTCTGCTTTGTCTATTAGTAGCTTTTAGTTCTAATGGACAAATTGCTGTTAGCCATTTAACATGCAATAGCGCTACAAATCCTTTGGCGATAAGTGCGCAAACTCCTGTTTTTAGTTGGCAATTAAGTTCTAAAGATTTCAATGTTTCTCAAACGGCTTATCAGTTATTGATAGCTTCTTCTGAAGAGAAACTAAAGAAGAACGAAGGAGATGTTTGGGATAGCGGAAAAGTAGTTTCTGCTGCAAGTCAGGATGTGCGTTATAATGGCAAAGGCTTAAAAAGCGAAATCAAGTATTTTTGGAAAGTAAGGGTTTGGTCGAATGATAAAAAAGCTTCTAATTGGAGTGTCGCAGCTTATTTCAGAACGCAACCTTCGGATTTGAATCCAACTTGGATTGGTGCCATTACAAAAGCAGATAGTCATTTGCCGGAAGGCCGGAATTATCATGCTGTTACTTTCAAAAAAGAGAAAAAACAAGCCATTATTGATGCCTCTGATTCTTTGTCGCGAAGAAGTATTCAATTGCGTAAATCATTTGTTGTTTCGAAAAAAATAAAAGAAGCCGTGGTTTATGTTTCTGGATTGGGACATTATGAGTTGACACTGAATGGAAAAAAAGTAGGTAATAGTGTGTTTGCACCTTTGTGGACGGATTATGACAAAACCGTTTATTACAATACTTACGAAATCAATGCAAACGAATTGCTGAAAGGCGAGAATGTTCTTGGGGTTTTATTGGGTAACGGAATGTATAATATGCTTGCTGAAAGGTATGCAAAATTCTTTGTGAGTTTTGGTCCGCCAACCTTGTTTCTGAAAATGAAAGTGGTGTACGAAGACGGTTCGGAACAAATTATAAAAACTGATAAAAGCTGGAAATATTCTAAAAGCCCGATTACTTTCAACAGTATTTTTGGAGGCGAAGATTACAATGCCAATTTAGAGCAGAAAGGCTGGAATAGGACTGGTTTTAATGACAAAGATTGGAAAGCAGTTGTCGTTCAGGAATCACCAAAAGGCGTTTTAAGAGCGCAGCAAACGACTCCAATACAAATTGAAGAGCAATTTGGCGTTAAAGCAGTGACGGAACCACAGGTTGGAGTTCGTGTTTTTAATATGGGACAAAATTTATCCGGTTTTCCAACGATAAAAGTAAAAGGAAAAAAAGGACAAACGGTACGCATTTGGGTTGGTGAAGGATTGAATGACGATGGAACCGTCGGTCAGGGAAGATCTGGAAAACCCTATTATTTTGATTATACTTTAAAAGGTGAAGGTGTAGAAGAATGGCAGCCAAGATTTAGCTATTATGGTTACCAATATATTCAAATTGAAGGTGTGAATTACAAAGAAACAAAGGATTTTTCGTTGCCAACAATTGTAGATTTAAAATCTAATTTCATTTATAATTCGGCAGGAACAGCTGGAAGTTTTACTTCTTCGAATGAAATTTTTAATAAAACACACGAGTTGATTAATAATGCCATTAAGAGTAATTTTCAATCTGTGTTGACCGATTGTCCGCATAGAGAAAAACTGGGTTGGCTTGAAGAATCACATCTAAACGGTCCCGGATTAATTTACAATTACAATCTGAAAAATTATATTCCGTCCATCATGCAAAACATTGCCGATGCACAGCGTGAAAACGGCATGATTCCTACTATTGCGCCGGAATATGTGATTTTTGGTGGCGATTTTACCGATTCGCCTGAATGGGGTGTGGCAGGTGTAATTTTGCCTTGGATGTATTATGAATATTATGGCGATGATTCTTTGTTGAAAGAATATTATCCTGTAATGAAAAAATATGTGGATTACCTGACTTCAAAGGCAGACAAAGGCATTGTTTCTTATGGCTTGGGCGATTGGTATGACTACGGAGAACATGCGGCGGGTTATTCTAAAAACAGTCCGATAGCACTTTCCGCTACATCACATTATTATTTTGGAGTCGATTTGCTGGCTAAGGCTGCGAAGCTATTAAATAAGAAAGAAGATGCCGTTACTTACGAAAATTTAGCAATAAGTGTAAAAAAAGCATTTAATGGCAAGTTCTTTGATACAAAGACGAAACAATATGGCACAGGAAGTCAGTTTAGCAATGCTATTCCGTTGTTTTTAGGTATGGTGGCGAAAGAAGATAAGCAGGCTGTTTTAGATAATTTGGTTAATGACATCAAAGCCAGAAATTATCGATTGACCACTGGCGATGTGGGGAATCGTTATTTATTTCAGGTTTTGGCCGATAATGGGCTGAATGAGGTAATGTACAAAATGCACAATCATTATGATGCTCCGGGTTATGGTTTCCAAATTAAATTTGGCTTGACCACCTTAACGGAGCAATGGGATCCGAGAAAAGGAAATTCATGGAACCATTTTATGATGGGGCAAATTGAGGAATGGTTTTATGAAAGTTTAGTAGGGATTGTTCCTGATGAAACGAATCCAGGATTCAAACATTTCTTCCTGCAACCGGAAATTTTAGGTGATATGACTTTTGTAAAAGGAAGTTACAATTCGGTTTTTGGGGAAATTGCTTCTGAATGGGAGAAAAAAGAAGATAAAGTATCTTTTAAATTTACGATTCCGGCTAATACCACGGCAACAGTAAAATTGCCGGTAAAAAAGAATGCAGTTATCAAAGTAAATGGTAAAATACTAAGCGATTCTAAAAATGTTCTGAAAGTTTTAACTAATGAAGAAAAAGCTTCATTTGTTTTAGGTTCAGGAATGTATGTTGTAGAATGTGCTTTGTAAATGAAAATAAAATGATAAATTTAAGGATGAAAAGGAATAAAATGAAGAAGTTGTTTATTGTGGTATTGCTATTTTTGTTGCTGCCAAAGGTAGAAGCACAAACATCGGATGATAATTATAAAGAACCGATAGTAAAGGCTATCAAAACAATAGAATCTATTTTTAAAATAACCATCATCGACAAAGATGGTTTGCTAAAAGGCAAGGAACTGGATTATGCCGAATGGAGAATTCGTCAGGGCAATTTGGATGTTTCATTGACAGCCATTTTAGCGCCATTTGATCTTACTTTTTTTAAAGAAAACGATTCAACTTATGCTATTCGAAAATTTGAATATGCCAGAAGATCGGCTACTATTGGAAAAGAACGTTTAGAATTTTTGGCTGATTTGTATCCTAATTTAAAAGCTTGGGAAACCAGAAAAGCCGATTTAAAACAATGCATCATTAGTTCCATTGGTTTAGACAAAGCACCGCCGATGCCAAAGGGAAAGCCAATTTTAACCCCAAAAAGAATCTATAAAGATTACAGTGTGGAGAATATTGGTTTAGAAATTATTCCGGGTGTTTATGTAACAGGTTCTATTTATAAACCCTATCCTTTAAAAGG
Protein-coding sequences here:
- a CDS encoding glycoside hydrolase family 78 protein — its product is MKNLKSILFLLCLLVAFSSNGQIAVSHLTCNSATNPLAISAQTPVFSWQLSSKDFNVSQTAYQLLIASSEEKLKKNEGDVWDSGKVVSAASQDVRYNGKGLKSEIKYFWKVRVWSNDKKASNWSVAAYFRTQPSDLNPTWIGAITKADSHLPEGRNYHAVTFKKEKKQAIIDASDSLSRRSIQLRKSFVVSKKIKEAVVYVSGLGHYELTLNGKKVGNSVFAPLWTDYDKTVYYNTYEINANELLKGENVLGVLLGNGMYNMLAERYAKFFVSFGPPTLFLKMKVVYEDGSEQIIKTDKSWKYSKSPITFNSIFGGEDYNANLEQKGWNRTGFNDKDWKAVVVQESPKGVLRAQQTTPIQIEEQFGVKAVTEPQVGVRVFNMGQNLSGFPTIKVKGKKGQTVRIWVGEGLNDDGTVGQGRSGKPYYFDYTLKGEGVEEWQPRFSYYGYQYIQIEGVNYKETKDFSLPTIVDLKSNFIYNSAGTAGSFTSSNEIFNKTHELINNAIKSNFQSVLTDCPHREKLGWLEESHLNGPGLIYNYNLKNYIPSIMQNIADAQRENGMIPTIAPEYVIFGGDFTDSPEWGVAGVILPWMYYEYYGDDSLLKEYYPVMKKYVDYLTSKADKGIVSYGLGDWYDYGEHAAGYSKNSPIALSATSHYYFGVDLLAKAAKLLNKKEDAVTYENLAISVKKAFNGKFFDTKTKQYGTGSQFSNAIPLFLGMVAKEDKQAVLDNLVNDIKARNYRLTTGDVGNRYLFQVLADNGLNEVMYKMHNHYDAPGYGFQIKFGLTTLTEQWDPRKGNSWNHFMMGQIEEWFYESLVGIVPDETNPGFKHFFLQPEILGDMTFVKGSYNSVFGEIASEWEKKEDKVSFKFTIPANTTATVKLPVKKNAVIKVNGKILSDSKNVLKVLTNEEKASFVLGSGMYVVECAL